In the Ipomoea triloba cultivar NCNSP0323 chromosome 6, ASM357664v1 genome, one interval contains:
- the LOC116023650 gene encoding beta-galactosidase 15-like, giving the protein MAYSTLAAFISLLFFSTFSLTSSIEVNHDGRAITLNGEPRILLSGAIHYPRSTAQMWPDLMKKAKEGGLDAIETYVFWNAHEPVRGRYDFSGNHDLIRFIKTIDDAGMYAVLRIGPYVCAEWNYGGFPVWVHNLPGVHELRTANEVYMNAMQNFTTLIVDMVKKEKLFASQGGPIILAQIENEYGNVYEPYGAAGKAYLDWCANFANSLHTGVPWLMCQQKDAPEPMLETCNGWYCHQYKPRNPTTPKMWTENWTGWFKNWGGKDPLRTAEDVAFAVARFFQTGGTFQNYYMYHGGTNFGRTAGGPYITTTYDYDAPLDEYGNVKQPKYGHLKQLHDVLHSVEKILTTGNITTTELDNSLQITVYALNGTSTCFFSNANETSDATINYQGVDYDVPAWSVSILPDCKKEAFNTAKVNTQTNVMVKDSNTAEQEPSSLKWSWRPEKIDDTVVLGKGDFSANQIFDQKITNDVSDYLWYMTSVNLDKDDPIWSNDMSIRINHTGHPLHLYVNGDFIGSNWTTYGVPKSVFETKVKFRHGKNQISILSAAVGLQNYGSFFDLAGTGLSGGPVEIVGTKGDETISKDISSHKWTYKVGLHGEANKLFSNQSRFASQWQSDKLPVNSRMTWYKTTFKAPRGKDGVVVDLLGLGKGFAWVNGNNLGRYWPSFLAEDGCSTDPCDYRGSYDNNKCVSNCGNPTQRWYHVPRSFLNDGDNNELVLFEEIGGNPTNVSFKTVRVGSVCANAYENKLMEISCHGRPISGIKYAHFGETEGLCGSFEKGSCGGAKDALTILKTACEGKEFCSVTATEDVFGKTNCDGKRKKLVVEAVCSM; this is encoded by the exons ATGGCGTATTCTACCTTGGCTGCATTTATCTCCCTGTTGTTTTTTAGCACTTTCAGCTTAACTTCTTCAATTGAAGTTAATCACGATGGAAGAGCCATAACCCTCAATGGCGAGCCCAGAATTCTCCTCTCAGGCGCTATTCATTATCCCCGAAGCACCGCCCAG ATGTGGCCGGATTTGATGAAGAAAGCCAAGGAAGGCGGTCTGGATGCGATTGAGACGTACGTTTTCTGGAACGCTCATGAACCGGTTCGTGGTCGGTATGATTTTTCCGGCAACCACGATCTCATTAGGTTTATCAAAACCATCGACGATGCCGGAATGTACGCTGTTCTCCGCATTGGTCCGTATGTTTGCGCCGAGTGGAATTACGG AGGATTTCCGGTATGGGTGCACAATTTGCCCGGCGTTCATGAGCTCCGTACCGCCAATGAAGTGTATATG AATGCGATGCAAAACTTTACAACCTTGATTGTTGACATGGTGAAAAAGGAGAAGCTATTTGCTTCACAAGGAGGGCCTATCATTCTGGCACAGATTGAGAATGAGTATGGCAATGTGTATGAACCTTATGGAGCTGCTGGAAAAGCCTATCTTGATTGGTGTGCAAACTTTGCTAACTCTCTTCACACTGGAGTTCCATGGCTCATGTGCCAGCAAAAGGATGCCCCTGAACCAATG CTTGAAACCTGCAATGGTTGGTATTGTCACCAATATAAGCCCAGGAACCCTACTACCCCAAAGATGTGGACTGAGAATTGGACTGGATG GTTCAAGAACTGGGGAGGCAAAGACCCATTAAGAACTGCAGAGGATGTTGCATTTGCAGTGGCAAGGTTTTTCCAGACGGGAGGAACTTTCCAGAACTACTACATG TATCATGGTGGAACGAATTTTGGTCGCACTGCTGGTGGTCCGTATATCACCACAACCTACGACTATGATGCCCCACTCGATGAATATGGCAATGTGAAGCAACCAAAGTATGGTCATTTGAAGCAACTCCATGATGTGTTACACTCTGTTGAGAAGATTCTCACCACCGGAAATATTACCACCACTGAATTGGACAATTCTCTTCAG ATCACAGTTTATGCTTTGAATGGCACATCAACTTGCTTCTTTAGCAATGCAAATGAGACATCTGATGCCACCATCAACTACCAAGGAGTTGACTATGATGTTCCTGCTTGGTCTGTTAGCATTCTGCCTGATTGCAAGAAAGAAGCTTTTAACACTGCCAAAGTCAATACCCAGACTAATGTCATGGTGAAAGACTCGAACACGGCTGAGCAGGAGCCTTCTTCACTGAAATGGTCATGGAGACCTGAGAAGATTGATGACACTGTGGTCCTTGGCAAGGGAGATTTCTCCGCAAATCAAATTTTTGACCAGAAGATCACTAATGATGTCAGTGATTACCTGTGGTACATGACAAG TGTGAACCTAGACAAGGATGATCCCATCTGGAGCAATGATATGAGCATCAGGATTAACCACACTGGCCATCCATTGCACCTTTATGTGAATGGGGACTTCATTGGCTCCAACTGGACCACTTATGGGGTTCCCAAGTCTGTCTTCGAGACCAAAGTGAAATTCAGACATGGAAAGAACCAAATCTCGATTTTGAGTGCTGCTGTTGGTCTCCAGAACTATGGTTCATTCTTCGATTTGGCTGGAACCGGATTGTCCGGTGGCCCAGTTGAGATCGTTGGAACAAAAGGCGATGAGACCATCTCTAAAGACATATCTTCCCACAAATGGACGTACAAGGTTGGACTCCATGGCGAAGCCAACAAACTGTTCAGTAATCAATCTCGCTTTGCTTCTCAGTGGCAATCTGATAAGCTCCCTGTCAATTCTAGGATGACTTGGTACaag ACCACGTTCAAGGCTCCACGGGGAAAAGATGGAGTTGTGGTGGACTTGCTTGGTTTAGGCAAGGGATTTGCGTGGGTGAATGGCAACAACTTAGGCCGTTACTGGCCGAGCTTTTTAGCCGAGGATGGTTGCTCCACGGACCCTTGTGATTACAGAGGATCATACGACAACAACAAATGCGTCTCAAATTGTGGCAACCCAACACAGAGATGGTACCATGTTCCGCGATCCTTCCTTAACGACGGCGACAATAATGAACTCGTCCTTTTTGAGGAGATCGGAGGCAACCCCACCAATGTGAGCTTCAAAACAGTGAGGGTTGGGAGTGTTTGTGCAAATGCCTATGAGAACAAATTGATGGAGATATCATGCCATGGCCGCCCAATTTCTGGCATTAAATATGCCCATTTTGGCGAGACAGAAGGGCTGTGTGGGTCGTTCGAGAAGGGCAGTTGCGGTGGCGCTAAGGATGCTCTAACCATTCTCAAAACTGCGTGCGAGGGGAAGGAGTTCTGCTCGGTGACTGCTACTGAGGATGTGTTTGGCAAGACAAATTGTGATGGAAAGAGAAAGAAGTTGGTGGTGGAAGCTGTTTGCTCGATGTAG
- the LOC116022550 gene encoding V-type proton ATPase catalytic subunit A-like, giving the protein MPSLFGGPLTTFEDSEKESEYGYVRKVSGPVVVADGMAGAAMYELVRVGHDNLIGEIIRLEGDSATIQVYEETAGLMVNDPVLRTRKPLSVELGPGILGNIFDGIQRPLKTIAIKSGDVYIPRGVSVPALDKDILWEFQPKKLGEGDLLTGGDLYANVIENSLMQHHVTLPPDAMGKITYIAPTGHYSLKDTVLELEFQGVKKQYTMLQTWPVRTPRPVAEKLAADTPLLTGQRVLDALFPSVLGGTCAIPGAFGCGKTVISQALSKYSNSDTVVYVGCGERGNEMAEVLMDFPQLTMTLPDGREESVMKRTTLVANTSNMPVAAREASIYTGITIAEYFRDMGYNVSMMADSTSRWAEALREISGRLAEMPADSGYPAYLAARLASFYERAGKVKCLGGPERTGSVTIVGAVSPPGGDFSDPVTSATLGIVQVFWGLDKKLAQRKHFPSVNWLISYSKYSGALESFYEKFDPDFISIRTKAREVLQREDDLNEIVQLVGKDALAESDKITLETAKLLREDYLAQNAFTPYDKFCPFYKSVWMLRNIIHFYNLANQAVERGAGMDGQKITYSLIKHRLGDLFYRLVSQKFEDPAEGEDVLVGKFKKLHEDLISGFRNLEDETR; this is encoded by the exons ATGCCGTCACTCTTCGGAGGTCCGCTAACCACTTTCGAGGATTCTGAAAAGGAAAGCGAGTATGGATATGTCCGCAAG GTGTCTGGCCCGGTTGTTGTTGCTGATGGGATGGCTGGTGCTGCCATGTATGAACTTGTCCGTGTCGGACATGACAATCTCATTGGTGAAATCATTCGATTGGAAGGAGATTCAGCTACAATTCAGG TCTATGAAGAAACAGCTGGGCTGATGGTTAATGATCCTGTTCTACGTACACGCAAG CCTTTGTCAGTGGAGCTGGGCCCTGGTATTTTGGGGAACATCTTTGATGGCATTCAG AGACCGTTGAAGACAATTGCAATAAAATCTGGTGATGTTTATATTCCCCGTGGTGTATCTGTTCCAGCACTTGACAAAGATATACTTTGGGAATTTCAGCCTAAGAAATTAG GTGAGGGGGACCTCTTAACAGGTGGAGACCTCTATGCA AACGTTATTGAGAATAGTCTAATGCAACACCATGTGACACTTCCTCCGGATGCCATGGGAAAGATAACTTACATTGCACCAACAGGCCACTACTCTTTGAAG GACACTGTTCTTGAACTTGAGTTTCAAGGTGTCAAAAAGCAGTATACCATGCTCCAG ACTTGGCCTGTACGTACTCCCAGGCCTGTTGCAGAAAAGCTTGCTGCTGATACCCCTCTTCTTACTGGGCAG CGTGTTCTTGATGCCCTATTTCCTTCGGTGCTTGGGGGTACTTGTGCAATTCCTGGTGCATTTGGCTGTGGGAAAACAGTGATTAGTCAGGCCCTCTCCAAG TACTCCAACTCAGATACTGTTGTTTATGTTGGTTGTGGGGAAAGAGGAAATGAAATGGCAGAG GTGCTCATGGATTTCCCACAATTGACTATGACATTGCCAGATGGCCGTGAGGAATCTGTCATGAAACGTACAACTCTTGTTGCGAATACTTCTAACATGCCTGTGGCTGCCCGTGAGGCTTCAATTTATACAG GAATTACTATAGCTGAATATTTCAGAGACATGGGGTACAATGTGAGTATGATGGCAGATTCTACTTCTCGTTGGGCCGAAGCACTGCGTGAAATTTCTGGTCGATTG GCAGAGATGCCTGCAGATAGTGGTTATCCTGCTTATCTGGCAGCTCGTCTGGCATCTTTCTATGAGCGTGCCGGTAAAGTCAAATGTCTTGGTGGACCTGAAAGAACTGGGAGTGTCACCATTGTTGGTGCTGTTTCACCCCCTGGAGGAGATTTTTCAGACCCTGTTACATCTGCAACCCTTGGTATTGTTCAG GTTTTCTGGGGTCTGGACAAGAAATTGGCACAAAGGAAGCATTTTCCTTCAGTAAATTGGCTGATTTCTTACTCAAAATACTCAGGG GCATTGGAGTCCTTTTATGAGAAGTTTGATCCTGATTTCATCAGTATACGAACAAAAGCTCGTGAGGTACTGCAGAGGGAAGATGACCTGAATGAAATTGTGCAG CTTGTTGGAAAGGATGCTTTAGCCGAGTCAGATAAAATTACCCTGGAAACTGCTAAACTTTTGAGAGAGGACTACCTTGCACAAAATGCTTTTACACC ATATGACAAATTCTGCCCATTCTACAAGTCGGTTTGGATGCTGCGGAACATCATCCATTTTTACAATTTGGCCAATCAG GCTGTTGAACGAGGAGCTGGTATGGATGGTCAGAAGATTACTTATAGTTTGATTAAGCACCGCCTTGGAGATCTGTTTTACCGTTTGGT GTCTCAGAAATTTGAGGATCCTGCTGAAGGAGAAGACGTCTTGGTAGGCAAGTTCAAAAAGCTTCACGAGGATTTGATATCTGGGTTCCGCAACCTTGAAGATGAAACTCGATGA
- the LOC116022881 gene encoding LOW QUALITY PROTEIN: beta-galactosidase 7-like (The sequence of the model RefSeq protein was modified relative to this genomic sequence to represent the inferred CDS: deleted 1 base in 1 codon), translated as MWPDLMKKAKEGGLDAIETYVFWNIHEPIRGQYDFSGNHDLIRFIKTVGDAGMHAVLRIGPYVCAEWNYGGFPVWLHNLPGVHELRTANEVYMNAMQNFTTLIVDMVKKEKLFASQGGPIILAQIENEYGNVYEPYGAAGKAYLDWCANFADSLHTGVPWLMCQQKDAPEPMLETCNGWYCHQYKPRNPTTPKMWTENWTGWFKNWGGKDPLRTAEDVAFAVARFFQTGGTFQNYYMYHGGTNFGRTAGGPYITTTYDYDAPIDEYGNVKQPKYGHLKQLHDVLHSIEKLLTTGNITTTELDNSLQVTVYALNGTSTCFFSNANETSDATINYKGVDYDVPAWSVSILPDCKKEAFNTAKVNTQTNVMVKDSNTAEKEPSSLKWSWRPEKIDDTVVLGKGDFSANKIFDQKITNDVSDYLWYMTSVNLDKDDPIWSNDMSIRINHTGHPLHLYVNGDFIGSNWTTYGVPKSVFETKVKFRHGKNQISILSAAVGLQNYGSFFDLAGTGLSGGPVEIVGTKGDETISKDISSHKWTYKVGLHGEANKLFSNQSRFASQWQSDKLPVNSRMTWYKTTFKAPRGKDGVVVDLLGLGKGFAWVNGNNLGRYWPSFLAEEGCASDPCDYRGSYDNNKCVSNCGKPTQRWYHVPRSFLNDGDNNELVLFEEIGGTPANVSFHTVRVGSVCANAYEKKVIEISCHGRPISGIKYAHFGETQGLCGSFKKGSCGGAKDALTILKTACEGKKSCSVAATEDIFGETNCDGQQSKKLVVEAVC; from the exons ATGTGGCCGGATTTGATGAAGAAAGCCAAGGAAGGCGGTCTGGATGCGATTGAGACATACGTTTTCTGGAACATTCACGAACCGATTCGCGGTCAGTATGATTTTTCCGGCAATCACGATCTCATTAGGTTTATCAAAACCGTCGGCGATGCCGGAATGCACGCTGTTCTCCGCATTGGTCCGTATGTTTGCGCCGAGTGGAATTACGG AGGATTTCCGGTATGGTTGCACAATTTGCCCGGCGTTCATGAGCTCCGTACCGCCAATGAAGTGTATATG AACGCGATGCAAAACTTCACAACATTGATTGTTGACATGGTGAAAAAGGAGAAGCTATTTGCTTCACAAGGAGGGCCTATCATTCTGGCACAGATTGAGAATGAGTATGGCAATGTTTATGAACCTTATGGAGCTGCTGGAAAAGCCTATCTTGATTGGTGTGCAAACTTTGCTGACTCTCTTCACACTGGAGTTCCATGGCTCATGTGCCAGCAAAAGGATGCCCCTGAACCAatg CTTGAAACCTGCAATGGTTGGTATTGTCACCAATATAAGCCCAGGAACCCTACTACCCCAAAGATGTGGACTGAGAATTGGACTGGATG GTTCAAGAACTGGGGAGGCAAAGACCCATTAAGAACTGCAGAGGATGTTGCATTTGCAGTGGCAAGGTTTTTCCAGACGGGAGGAACTTTCCAGAACTACTACATG TATCATGGTGGAACGAATTTTGGTCGCACTGCTGGTGGTCCGTATATCACCACAACCTATGACTATGATGCTCCGATCGATGAATATGGCAATGTGAAGCAACCAAAGTATGGTCATTTGAAGCAACTCCATGATGTGTTACACTCCATTGAGAAG CTCCTCACCACTGGAAACATTACCACCACTGAATTGGACAATTCTCTTCAG GTCACGGTTTATGCTTTGAATGGCACATCAACTTGCTTCTTTAGCAATGCAAATGAGACATCTGATGCCACCATCAACTACAAAGGAGTTGACTATGATGTTCCTGCTTGGTCTGTTAGCATTCTGCCTGATTGCAAGAAAGAAGCTTTTAACACTGCCAAAGTCAATACCCAGACTAATGTCATGGTGAAAGACTCGAACACGGCTGAGAAGGAGCCTTCTTCACTGAAATGGTCATGGAGGCCTGAGAAAATTGATGACACTGTGGTCCTTGGCAAGGGAGATTTCTctgcaaataaaatttttgaccAGAAGATCACTAATGATGTCAGTGATTACCTGTGGTACATGACAAG TGTGAACCTAGACAAGGATGATCCCATCTGGAGCAATGATATGAGCATCAGGATTAACCACACTGGCCATCCATTGCACCTTTATGTGAATGGGGACTTCATTGGCTCCAACTGGACCACTTATGGGGTTCCCAAGTCTGTCTTCGAGACCAAAGTGAAATTCAGACATGGAAAGAACCAAATCTCGATTTTGAGTGCTGCTGTTGGTCTCCAGAACTATGGTTCATTCTTCGATTTGGCTGGAACCGGATTGTCCGGTGGCCCAGTTGAGATCGTTGGAACAAAAGGCGATGAGACCATCTCTAAAGACATATCTTCCCACAAATGGACGTACAAGGTTGGACTCCATGGCGAAGCCAACAAACTGTTCAGTAATCAATCTCGCTTTGCTTCTCAGTGGCAATCTGATAAGCTCCCTGTCAATTCTAGGATGACTTGGTACaag ACCACGTTCAAGGCTCCACGGGGAAAAGATGGAGTTGTGGTGGACTTGCTTGGTTTAGGCAAGGGATTTGCGTGGGTGAATGGCAACAACTTAGGCCGTTACTGGCCGAGCTTTTTAGCCGAGGAAGGTTGCGCCTCGGACCCTTGTGATTACAGAGGATCATATGACAACAACAAATGCGTCTCAAATTGTGGCAAACCAACACAGAGATGGTACCATGTTCCGCGATCCTTCCTTAACGACGGCGATAATAATGAACTCGTCCTTTTTGAGGAGATCGGAGGCACCCCCGCCAATGTGAGCTTCCATACAGTGAGGGTTGGGAGTGTTTGTGCAAATGCTTATGAGAAGAAGGTGATTGAGATATCATGCCATGGCCGCCCTATTTCTGGCATTAAATATGCCCATTTTGGCGAAACACAAGGGCTGTGTGGGTCGTTCAAGAAGGGCAGTTGCGGTGGCGCTAAGGACGCTCTAACCATTCTCAAAACTGCATGCGAGGGGAAGAAGTCCTGCTCGGTGGCTGCTACTGAGGATATCTTCGGCGAGACAAATTGTGATGGGCAGCAGAGCAAGAAGTTGGTGGTGGAAGCTGTTTGCTAA
- the LOC116023652 gene encoding beta-galactosidase 15-like produces MAYSTLAAFISLLFFSAFSLTSSIEVNHNGRAITINGVPRILLSGAIHYPRSTAEMWPDLMKKAKAGGLDAIETYVFWNIHEPVRGQYDFSGNHDLIKFIKTVGDAGMHAVLRIGPYVCAEWNYGGFPVWLHNLPGVHELRTANEVYMHAMKNFTTLIVDMVKKEKLFASQGGPIILAQIENEYGNVYEPYGAAGKAYLDWCAKFADSLHAGVPWLMCQQKDAPEPMLETCNGWYCHQYKPRNPTTPKMWTENWTGWFKNWGGKDPLRTAEDVAFAVARFFQTGGTFQNYYMYHGGTNFGRTAGGPYITTTYDYDAPLDEYGNVKQPKYGHLKQLHDVLHSIEKTLTTGNITTTELDNSLQVTVYALNGTSTCFFSNANETSDATINYKGVDYDVPAWSVSILPDCKKEAFNTAKVNTQTNVMVKDSNTAEKEPSSLKWSWRPEKIDDTVVLGKGDFSANKIFDQKITNDVSDYLWYMTSVNLDKDDPIWSNDMSIRINHTGHPLHLYVNGDFIGSNWTTYGVPKSVFETKVKIGLQNYGSFFDLAGTGLSGGPVEIVGRKGDETISKDISSHKWSYKVGLHGEANKLFSNQSRFASQWKSDKIPVNSSMTWYKTTFKAPGGKDGVVVDLLGLGKGFAWVNGNNLGRYWPSFLAEDGCSTDPCDYRGSYDNNKCVSNCGKPTQRWYHVPRSFLNDGNNNELILFEEIGGNPANVSFKTVRVGSVCANAYENKVIKISCHGRSISGIKYAHFGETQGLCGSFEKGSCGGAKDALTILKTACKGKKSCSVTATEDVFGKTNCDAKNNKLVVEAVCSKIV; encoded by the exons ATGGCGTATTCTACCCTGGCTGCATTTATCTCCCTGCTGTTTTTTAGCGCTTTCAGCTTAACTTCTTCAATTGAAGTTAATCACAATGGAAGAGCCATAACCATCAATGGCGTGCCCAGAATTCTCCTCTCAGGGGCTATTCATTATCCCCGAAGCACCGCCGAG ATGTGGCCGGATCTGATGAAGAAAGCGAAGGCAGGCGGTCTGGATGCGATTGAGACGTACGTTTTCTGGAACATTCACGAACCGGTTCGCGGTCAGTATGATTTTTCCGGCAATCACGATCTCATTAAGTTTATCAAAACCGTCGGCGATGCCGGAATGCACGCTGTTCTCCGCATTGGTCCGTATGTTTGCGCCGAGTGGAATTACGG AGGATTTCCGGTATGGTTGCACAATTTGCCCGGCGTTCATGAGCTCCGTACCGCCAATGAAGTGTATATG cACGCGATGAAAAACTTCACAACATTGATTGTTGACATGGTGAAAAAGGAGAAGCTATTTGCTTCACAAGGAGGGCCTATCATTCTGGCACAGATTGAGAATGAGTATGGTAATGTGTATGAACCTTATGGAGCTGCTGGAAAAGCCTATCTTGATTGGTGTGCAAAGTTTGCTGACTCTCTTCACGCTGGAGTTCCATGGCTCATGTGCCAGCAAAAGGATGCCCCTGAGCCAatg CTTGAAACCTGCAATGGTTGGTATTGTCACCAATATAAGCCCAGGAACCCTACTACCCCAAAGATGTGGACTGAGAATTGGACTGGATG GTTCAAGAACTGGGGAGGCAAAGACCCATTAAGAACTGCAGAGGATGTTGCATTTGCAGTGGCAAGGTTTTTCCAGACGGGAGGAACTTTCCAGAACTACTACATG TATCATGGTGGAACGAATTTTGGTCGCACTGCTGGTGGTCCGTATATCACCACAACCTACGACTATGATGCCCCACTCGATGAATATGGCAATGTGAAGCAACCAAAGTATGGTCATTTGAAGCAACTCCATGATGTGTTACACTCCATTGAGAAGACTCTCACCACTGGAAACATTACCACCACTGAATTGGACAATTCTCTTCAG GTCACGGTTTATGCTTTGAATGGCACATCAACTTGCTTCTTTAGCAATGCAAATGAGACATCTGATGCCACCATCAACTACAAAGGAGTTGACTATGATGTTCCTGCTTGGTCTGTTAGCATTCTGCCTGATTGCAAGAAAGAAGCTTTTAACACTGCCAAAGTCAATACCCAGACTAATGTCATGGTGAAAGACTCGAACACGGCTGAGAAGGAGCCTTCTTCACTGAAATGGTCATGGAGGCCTGAGAAAATTGATGACACTGTGGTCCTTGGCAAGGGAGATTTCTctgcaaataaaatttttgaccAGAAGATCACTAATGATGTCAGTGATTACCTGTGGTACATGACAAG TGTGAACCTAGACAAGGATGATCCCATCTGGAGCAATGATATGAGCATCAGGATTAACCACACTGGCCATCCATTGCACCTTTATGTGAATGGGGACTTCATTGGCTCCAACTGGACCACTTATGGGGTTCCCAAGTCTGTCTTCGAGACCAAAGTGAAAATTGGTCTTCAGAACTATGGTTCATTCTTCGATTTGGCTGGAACCGGATTATCTGGTGGCCCAGTTGAGATCGTTGGAAGAAAAGGCGACGAGACCATCTCTAAAGACATATCTTCCCACAAGTGGTCGTACAAGGTTGGACTCCATGGCGAAGCCAACAAACTGTTCAGCAATCAATCTCGCTTTGCTTCTCAGTGGAAATCTGATAAGATCCCTGTCAATTCTAGTATGACTTGGTACAag ACCACTTTCAAGGCTCCAGGGGGAAAAGATGGAGTTGTGGTGGACTTGCTTGGCTTAGGCAAGGGATTTGCGTGGGTGAATGGCAACAACTTAGGCCGTTACTGGCCGAGCTTTTTAGCCGAGGATGGTTGCTCTACGGACCCTTGTGACTACAGAGGATCATACGACAACAACAAATGCGTCTCAAATTGTGGCAAACCAACACAGAGATGGTACCATGTTCCGCGATCCTTCCTTAACGACGGCAACAATAATGAACTCATCCTTTTTGAGGAGATCGGAGGCAACCCCGCCAATGTGAGCTTCAAAACAGTGAGGGTTGGGAGTGTTTGTGCAAATGCTTATGAGAACAAAGTGATTAAGATATCATGCCATGGCCGCTCTATTTCTGGCATTAAATATGCCCATTTTGGCGAGACACAAGGGCTGTGTGGGTCGTTCGAGAAGGGCAGTTGCGGTGGCGCTAAGGATGCTCTAACCATTCTCAAAACTGCGTGCAAGGGGAAGAAGTCCTGCTCGGTGACTGCTACTGAGGATGTGTTTGGCAAGACAAATTGTGATGCGAAGAACAATAAGTTGGTGGTGGAAGCTGTTTGCTCGAAGATTGTGTAG
- the LOC116021904 gene encoding uncharacterized protein LOC116021904, with protein sequence MNVVKAMKFWKARKSNQGKGAREELKNESSRELVKSACADFDSTEVDDDNEFINNELRGGLKEHRRNNSMMPIPMEMSPEDGVEKNGNYEVQEEGEENINELGDLEAGKLFCARFDAVYDKYCERMLCFDHLQVQQLRELGSYFPSTPSPSPSRKSTYKKLVSTFHYLSLKKIDEPQDETEHLHRPGSDPYQDLETAYVAQVCLTWEIIHCQYTQLIQKISSQPESSTTYNHCSQQFQQFQVLLQRFIENEPYEQGLRPEIYARMRSSLPILQVPKIQGSIKRKMEEELVVLAPDLIKIIEGSISTFHLFLNVEKKKSGGASNLVGVENRTSTPLEHIQSSLEKKAIKLKYQWKKKKNWKKKSRTCTPAGADLLLGLVDVEVMERVLRMDKITKEQLFWCEEKMKKLDLSRGKLQRDPSPLLFPC encoded by the exons ATGAACGTCGTCAAAGCGATGAAGTTCTGGAAAGCACGCAAATCAAATCAAGGGAAGGGTGCAAGGGAAGAGCTTAAGAATGAGAGTAGTAGGGAATTGGTTAAATCAGCCTGCGCAGATTTTGACAGTACCGAAGTGGATGATGACAATGAATTTATCAACAATGAACTGAGGGGCGGACTGAAGGAACATAGAAGAAACAACTCCATGATGCCGATTCCCATGGAGATGTCTCCAGAGGACGGGGTTGAAAAGAATGGCAATTATGAAGTACAAGAAGAGGGGGAGGAAAACATTAATGAATTGGGGGATTTAGAAGCTGGGAAGCTATTCTGTGCTAGATTTGATGCTGTATACGACAAATACTGTGAACGGATGCTGTGCTTTGATCATCTACAAGTCCAACAACTGCGCGAATTGG GTTCTTACTTTCCTTCaactccatctccatctccatctcgAAAATCTACATATAAGAAGCTTGTGTCTACCTTTCACTATCTTTCTTTGAAGAAAATTGATGAACCTCAAGATGAAACTGAACACTTGCACCGCCCAGGATCCGATCCTTACCAGGATCTTGAAACAGCTTATGTAGCTCAAGTTTGCTTGACATGGGAGATAATTCACTGCCAATATACACAATTGATCCAGAAAATATCTTCCCAACCTGAAAGTTCCACCACCTACAACCACTGCTCTCAGCAGTTTCAGCAGTTCCAGGTTCTGTTACAAAGATTTATTGAAAATGAGCCATACGAGCAAGGTTTGAGGCCAGAAATTTATGCTCGTATGAGGAGTTCCTTGCCCATACTTCAAGTCCCCAAAATACAAG GTTCCATTAAGAGAAAGATGGAAGAGGAGTTGGTAGTTCTAGCCCCcgatctaattaaaataattgaaggcTCAATCTCGACCTTTCATCTATTTCTGAATgtggaaaagaaaaaatcagGTGGTGCCAGTAATCTTGTAGGAGTTGAGAACAGGACATCCACACCATTGGAACATATTCAATCTTCTCTTGAGAAA AAAGCGATTAAACTGAAGTATcagtggaagaaaaaaaagaactgGAAAAAGAAGTCCCGGACTTGCACACCAGCAGGTGCAGACTTATTGCTTGGGCTAGTGGATGTCGAAGTCATGGAAAGGGTTTTAAGAATGGATAAAATTACCAAGGAGCAGTTATTCTGGTGTGAAGAGAAGATGAAAAAACTAGATCTATCGAGGGGCAAGTTGCAGAGGGATCCCTCTCCCCTCTTGTTTCCTTGTTAG